One uncultured Alphaproteobacteria bacterium genomic region harbors:
- a CDS encoding Conjugal transfer protein TrbC codes for MTHVDAFRLSVNPISRLSSMARLRHLARPAGQGLLLAALMLLLAGTAQAAGSSMPWEGPLTSILESIQGPVARIVAVIIIISTGLALAFGDTSGGFRKLIQIVFGLSIAFAASSFFLSFFSFSGGAVV; via the coding sequence ATGACGCACGTTGATGCTTTCCGTCTTTCCGTAAATCCTATTTCTCGCCTGTCCAGCATGGCGCGGCTGCGCCACCTGGCCCGTCCCGCAGGGCAAGGGCTGCTGCTGGCCGCGCTGATGCTGTTGCTGGCGGGCACGGCGCAGGCCGCCGGTTCCTCGATGCCGTGGGAAGGGCCGCTGACCTCCATCCTCGAATCCATCCAAGGGCCAGTCGCCCGGATCGTGGCGGTGATCATCATCATCTCGACGGGGCTTGCGCTGGCGTTCGGTGATACCAGCGGCGGCTTTCGCAAGCTGATCCAGATCGTGTTCGGCCTGTCCATCGCGTTCGCCGCGTCCTCGTTCTTCCTGTCGTTCTTCAGCTTCTCCGGAGGGGCCGTCGTATGA
- a CDS encoding conserved hypothetical protein (Evidence 4 : Homologs of previously reported genes of unknown function), with translation MSQYRLNLFIQPEHAKRLDELAAKKGVSKSSIVAAALASWLSPDAGDQREAAIAKRLDRLSRQTERMERDQNIQIETLALFIRYFLTISTPVPEAHKDAARAQGKARFEQFVEQLGRHLLRGRSLVRDVVEELHPDPMRMDDAAAMASADERAAERAS, from the coding sequence ATGAGCCAATACCGCCTCAATCTTTTCATCCAGCCCGAGCACGCCAAGCGCCTGGATGAACTTGCCGCCAAGAAAGGCGTGTCCAAGTCCTCCATCGTCGCAGCGGCCTTGGCGTCCTGGCTGTCACCCGATGCGGGCGACCAGCGTGAGGCCGCCATTGCCAAGCGGCTGGATCGACTGTCGCGGCAGACCGAACGCATGGAGCGCGACCAGAACATCCAGATCGAAACGCTGGCGCTGTTCATCCGCTATTTCTTGACCATCAGCACGCCGGTGCCAGAAGCCCACAAGGACGCGGCCCGCGCCCAGGGCAAAGCGCGCTTCGAGCAGTTCGTCGAGCAGTTGGGTCGCCACCTGCTGCGTGGCCGCAGTCTGGTGCGCGACGTGGTGGAGGAACTGCACCCCGATCCGATGCGGATGGATGACGCAGCAGCGATGGCGTCCGCCGATGAGCGAGCTGCAGAGCGTGCGTCATGA
- a CDS encoding Conjugal transfer protein produces MSKATDLPGFEVPLHRSLTEPILLGGAPRTVAIANGTLAAAVGLGLQLWIPGVVLWIVGHSLAVWGARVDPQFMQVFARHIKHRPLLDV; encoded by the coding sequence ATGAGTAAGGCCACCGATCTTCCGGGCTTTGAAGTGCCGCTGCATCGCTCGCTGACCGAGCCGATCCTGCTGGGCGGTGCGCCGCGCACCGTGGCGATTGCCAACGGCACGCTAGCCGCCGCCGTCGGGCTGGGCCTGCAACTGTGGATTCCCGGCGTGGTGCTCTGGATCGTCGGCCACTCGCTGGCCGTATGGGGTGCGCGCGTCGATCCGCAGTTCATGCAGGTCTTCGCGCGGCATATCAAACACCGCCCGCTTCTGGACGTGTGA
- a CDS encoding Conjugal transfer protein TrbL translates to MNDVTIIDRFLDTFSRYIDSGFGLLQGEVAFLTATLIVIDMTIAGLYWAMSHATGQGDDVIAKLLRKVLCVGAFAYIIGNFNWLASIVFRSFAGLGITATGSAITMENFLQPGRLAKTGIDAAAPILEQIGDMAGFPEVFVNIDPIVVLFIAWLVVILCFFVLAVQLFITLIEFKLTTLAGFVLIPFALWNKTSFLAEKVLGNVVSSGIKVLVLAVIVGIGSGLFAEFQVHPDEPSIDHALVVMLASLALLALGIFGPGIATGLVSGAPQLGAGAMAGAAVGAVGTGVAIGAAVTGVGGAVMAGARMAPAAAKLAGAGARAATSAAGSARSAFQAGSAAAGGGAKGAAAGLGNVAKTGAQAAGRSVTSGASAVGQKVADSFRAGWNGTEAGSDGAGPGQTADGTAGSQKQEQPAWAKRMHRRQQATHAATTAAHTLRGGDGGGSGQGPSLRDSDT, encoded by the coding sequence ATGAACGACGTGACCATCATCGACCGTTTCCTCGATACGTTCTCGCGCTACATCGACTCGGGCTTCGGCTTATTGCAGGGCGAAGTGGCATTTCTCACCGCCACGCTCATCGTCATCGACATGACGATCGCTGGCCTGTATTGGGCCATGAGCCACGCCACCGGCCAGGGCGACGACGTGATCGCCAAGCTGCTGCGCAAGGTGCTCTGTGTCGGCGCGTTCGCCTACATCATCGGCAACTTCAACTGGCTGGCGAGCATCGTGTTCCGCTCGTTCGCCGGCTTGGGAATTACCGCTACCGGCTCGGCCATCACGATGGAGAACTTCCTTCAGCCGGGCCGGCTGGCGAAGACCGGCATCGACGCAGCCGCGCCGATTCTGGAACAGATCGGGGACATGGCTGGGTTCCCCGAGGTGTTCGTGAACATCGACCCTATCGTGGTTCTGTTCATCGCCTGGCTGGTGGTGATCCTCTGCTTCTTCGTGCTGGCCGTACAGCTTTTCATCACGCTGATCGAGTTCAAACTGACTACGCTCGCCGGCTTCGTCTTGATCCCGTTTGCACTCTGGAACAAGACCTCGTTCCTCGCGGAAAAGGTGCTAGGCAACGTGGTGTCGTCAGGCATCAAGGTCTTGGTGCTGGCCGTCATCGTCGGCATCGGTTCAGGCCTGTTCGCCGAGTTCCAGGTGCATCCCGACGAACCATCCATCGACCACGCGCTGGTCGTGATGCTGGCCTCGCTCGCGCTGCTGGCGCTGGGCATTTTCGGCCCCGGTATCGCCACCGGCCTGGTGTCCGGTGCGCCACAGCTTGGTGCGGGCGCGATGGCTGGTGCTGCGGTCGGGGCTGTCGGCACCGGCGTTGCCATCGGCGCCGCCGTAACGGGCGTGGGCGGCGCCGTCATGGCCGGGGCACGAATGGCCCCGGCGGCCGCAAAGCTGGCCGGTGCCGGTGCGCGTGCCGCGACTTCGGCGGCCGGCAGTGCCCGATCGGCGTTCCAGGCCGGTTCCGCTGCGGCCGGCGGCGGTGCCAAGGGCGCGGCGGCTGGCCTCGGCAATGTCGCCAAGACTGGCGCACAAGCCGCAGGCCGCAGCGTCACCTCTGGTGCTTCCGCTGTTGGGCAGAAGGTGGCCGACTCCTTCCGCGCTGGCTGGAACGGCACAGAAGCCGGCAGCGACGGTGCTGGCCCCGGCCAGACCGCAGACGGCACCGCAGGCTCGCAGAAGCAAGAGCAACCGGCCTGGGCCAAGCGGATGCACCGCCGCCAGCAGGCTACCCATGCCGCGACCACTGCCGCCCACACGCTGCGCGGCGGCGACGGCGGCGGCTCCGGGCAAGGCCCGAGCCTGCGGGATTCCGATACCTAA
- a CDS encoding TrbJ-like protein, with amino-acid sequence MAAPSRPRLGRRPAAVRSGGSFLSRFSTAGGFTMKTKPRLLSVSLAAVLSVSLLAVQPASALTVFDPSNFVQNTLTAVRTLEQINNQINQLQNEAQMLMNQARNLANLDFNIVNRLRSTLATTERLIAEARGLAYDVQSMDATFARLYPEQYAATISGDRMAQDARERWQNTLNGLHTAMRMQAQVSQNLAQDESALADLVSQSQSATGALQAMQATNQLLALQAKQSIQAQQLQITQDRAASLELARQAAAMERAREVRRRFLGTGTPYTPQSVNFYNN; translated from the coding sequence GTGGCTGCGCCATCGCGGCCTCGGCTGGGCCGCCGACCTGCTGCCGTCCGCTCCGGCGGCAGCTTCCTTTCTCGCTTCTCAACCGCTGGAGGTTTCACCATGAAGACCAAGCCCCGTTTGCTCTCTGTCTCACTCGCTGCCGTGCTGTCGGTATCGCTGCTGGCCGTGCAGCCCGCATCCGCGCTGACGGTGTTCGACCCGTCCAACTTCGTGCAGAACACGCTGACCGCCGTGCGCACGCTGGAACAGATCAACAACCAGATCAACCAGCTTCAGAACGAGGCGCAGATGTTGATGAACCAGGCCAGGAACCTGGCAAATCTCGACTTCAACATCGTCAACCGCCTGCGCTCGACGCTCGCCACCACCGAGCGCCTGATCGCCGAGGCGCGCGGCTTGGCCTACGACGTGCAGAGCATGGATGCCACGTTCGCCCGCCTGTACCCGGAACAGTACGCCGCCACCATCAGCGGCGACCGCATGGCACAGGACGCCCGCGAACGCTGGCAGAACACCTTGAACGGCTTGCACACCGCGATGCGGATGCAGGCGCAGGTGTCGCAGAACCTCGCCCAAGACGAAAGCGCGCTGGCCGATCTCGTGAGCCAGAGCCAGTCGGCCACCGGCGCGCTGCAAGCGATGCAGGCGACGAACCAGCTCCTGGCTTTGCAGGCCAAGCAGTCGATCCAGGCGCAGCAGCTCCAGATCACGCAAGACCGGGCCGCTTCACTGGAACTGGCGCGGCAAGCGGCGGCTATGGAGCGCGCCCGCGAAGTGCGGCGGCGCTTTCTGGGCACCGGCACGCCGTACACGCCGCAGTCCGTCAACTTCTATAACAACTGA
- a CDS encoding Lipoprotein has translation MRCASVLMAVLLTACGQQPAENLADALAADPVRLKALRGQCAADRQAVGEDACRAAAEAFRRRFFAGHTGPDEYNSLAELPPIPPSFDTPADELPEGAVPLTPPEDSP, from the coding sequence ATGCGATGCGCTTCCGTCCTGATGGCCGTGCTGCTGACCGCGTGCGGCCAGCAGCCGGCCGAGAACCTGGCCGACGCCCTGGCCGCAGATCCGGTGCGGCTCAAGGCGTTGCGCGGGCAATGCGCGGCCGACCGGCAGGCCGTGGGCGAGGATGCCTGCCGCGCCGCCGCTGAAGCCTTCCGGCGGCGCTTCTTCGCCGGCCATACCGGGCCGGATGAATACAACTCGCTGGCTGAACTCCCGCCGATTCCGCCGAGCTTCGATACGCCCGCAGATGAATTGCCAGAGGGCGCCGTTCCGCTCACTCCGCCCGAGGATTCGCCATGA
- the trbE gene encoding Conjugal transfer protein TrbE: MLNLAEYRQRPALLADWLPWAGLVAPGVVLNKDGSFQRTFQFRGPDLDSATQGELIATSARQNNALRRTGSGWAFYIEAERMRASSYPQSSFPEPLSWLVDEERRAAFEESDGHFESVYHFTLQHLPPQESRARAAGMLYENRPTEGVDWRGRLDSFVAETDRVFDLLDGVMPEIAWLDDSQTLTYLHATVSTRRYRVGVPDVPFHIDALLADAALVGGLAPMLGDQHLRVVSVRGFPTSTWPGILDDLNRLGFAYRWSTRFLCLDKAEAERELGRLRRQWFAKRKNVIALLRETIFQQESPLVDTDASNKAADADAALQELGSDQVAFGYLTATVTVLDADPAVADEKLRMVERVIQGRGFVTIPETLNAVDAWLSSVPGNAYANVRQPIVSTLNLAHMMPMSAVWAGPEKNEHLDGPPLIVTRTDGATPFRLVTHIGDVGHTLVAGPTGMGKSVLLAILAMQFRRYFGSRIFAFDMGRSMRATILGLGGEHYDLGADGGIAFQPLARIAHEGYRTWAAEWVEGRLLHEGVTVGPDEKAAIWSALRSLAGAPVEQRTMTGLSVLLQSNALRQALAPYVLGGAHGKLLDADHDRLGMADVQGFEMEELMHSPAAVQAVLRYLFARFDERFDGAPTLLILDEAWLFLDEPSFAARIRQWLKTLRKKNVSVIFATQSLADIKDSTIAPAIIESCASRIFLPNPQATEPQIRTIYEGFGLNSRQIEIVATAQPKRDYYYQSRLGNRLFDLDLGPVALAFAGASTPQDQRDIDRVLTQAGAPGFAGAWLRHRGLGWAADLLPSAPAAASFLASQPLEVSP, from the coding sequence ATGCTGAACCTTGCCGAATATCGTCAGCGCCCGGCCTTGCTTGCCGACTGGCTGCCCTGGGCCGGGCTGGTCGCGCCGGGCGTTGTGCTGAACAAAGATGGTTCGTTTCAACGCACGTTCCAGTTTCGCGGCCCCGACTTGGACAGTGCGACACAGGGCGAGCTGATTGCCACGTCGGCGCGGCAGAACAACGCGCTTCGCCGTACCGGGTCTGGCTGGGCCTTCTATATCGAGGCCGAGCGGATGCGGGCATCGAGCTATCCGCAATCCTCCTTTCCCGAACCACTGTCCTGGCTGGTGGATGAGGAGCGACGCGCGGCGTTCGAGGAGTCGGATGGCCATTTCGAGAGCGTCTATCACTTCACGTTGCAACACCTACCGCCGCAAGAGTCTCGCGCCCGTGCGGCTGGGATGCTGTACGAGAACCGGCCCACTGAGGGTGTGGACTGGCGTGGTCGGCTTGATTCCTTCGTGGCAGAGACCGATCGCGTGTTCGACCTGCTCGATGGTGTGATGCCGGAGATTGCCTGGCTGGACGATAGCCAGACGCTGACCTACCTGCATGCCACAGTCTCCACGCGGCGCTATCGCGTCGGCGTGCCCGACGTGCCGTTCCATATCGACGCACTGCTGGCCGATGCCGCGCTGGTCGGCGGCCTGGCGCCCATGCTGGGCGATCAGCACCTGCGCGTGGTGTCGGTACGAGGCTTCCCGACCTCGACCTGGCCGGGGATCTTGGACGACCTCAACCGCCTGGGCTTTGCGTATCGCTGGAGTACGCGCTTCCTGTGCCTGGACAAAGCCGAGGCGGAACGGGAATTGGGGCGCTTGCGGCGCCAATGGTTCGCCAAGCGCAAGAACGTCATCGCGCTGCTGCGCGAAACGATCTTTCAGCAGGAAAGCCCGCTGGTCGATACCGATGCCAGCAACAAGGCCGCCGACGCCGATGCCGCCTTGCAGGAGCTGGGCAGCGATCAAGTCGCCTTCGGCTACCTCACCGCCACGGTGACGGTGCTCGACGCCGACCCGGCCGTGGCCGACGAGAAGCTGCGCATGGTGGAGCGCGTCATCCAGGGCCGGGGTTTCGTGACCATCCCCGAAACCCTCAACGCAGTCGATGCCTGGCTGTCGTCCGTCCCCGGCAACGCATACGCGAACGTGCGTCAGCCCATCGTTTCGACGCTGAACCTGGCGCACATGATGCCGATGTCAGCGGTATGGGCTGGGCCGGAGAAGAACGAACACCTCGATGGCCCGCCGCTGATCGTCACCCGCACCGATGGCGCGACGCCGTTCCGGCTGGTGACGCACATCGGCGACGTGGGGCACACCCTTGTCGCCGGGCCGACCGGCATGGGCAAGTCGGTGCTGCTCGCCATATTGGCCATGCAGTTCCGGCGCTACTTCGGCTCGCGGATCTTCGCCTTCGACATGGGGCGCTCGATGCGCGCCACCATCCTCGGCCTTGGCGGTGAGCACTACGACCTCGGTGCCGATGGCGGCATCGCCTTCCAGCCACTCGCGCGAATAGCCCACGAGGGCTACCGCACCTGGGCCGCCGAATGGGTGGAGGGCCGGCTGCTGCACGAAGGCGTGACGGTCGGCCCGGACGAGAAGGCTGCCATTTGGTCGGCGCTGCGAAGCCTTGCCGGTGCGCCAGTGGAGCAGCGCACCATGACCGGCTTGTCGGTGTTATTGCAGTCCAACGCGCTGCGCCAAGCGCTCGCGCCCTATGTGTTGGGCGGCGCCCACGGCAAGCTGCTGGACGCTGACCACGACCGGCTGGGCATGGCCGACGTGCAGGGCTTTGAGATGGAAGAACTGATGCACAGCCCCGCCGCCGTGCAAGCAGTGCTGCGCTACCTGTTCGCCCGCTTCGACGAACGTTTTGACGGCGCGCCCACGCTGCTGATCCTCGATGAAGCGTGGCTGTTCCTCGATGAGCCGTCCTTCGCGGCCCGCATCCGGCAATGGCTCAAGACGCTCAGAAAAAAGAACGTCAGCGTCATCTTTGCCACGCAGTCGCTGGCCGACATCAAGGACTCGACCATCGCGCCAGCCATCATCGAAAGCTGCGCGAGCAGGATCTTCTTACCTAACCCGCAGGCCACCGAGCCGCAGATTCGCACGATCTACGAAGGCTTCGGCTTGAACAGCCGCCAGATTGAGATCGTGGCGACCGCACAGCCCAAGCGCGATTACTACTACCAGTCGCGCCTCGGCAATCGCCTGTTCGACCTCGACCTGGGGCCTGTCGCGCTCGCATTCGCGGGCGCATCCACCCCTCAAGACCAACGCGATATTGACCGCGTGCTGACGCAGGCCGGCGCTCCCGGCTTCGCCGGCGCGTGGCTGCGCCATCGCGGCCTCGGCTGGGCCGCCGACCTGCTGCCGTCCGCTCCGGCGGCAGCTTCCTTTCTCGCTTCTCAACCGCTGGAGGTTTCACCATGA
- the trbB gene encoding putative conjugal transfer protein TrbB (Evidence 3 : Function proposed based on presence of conserved amino acid motif, structural feature or limited homology), which translates to MSAVPQIPPESRSSAAASQDRRIQMLRTAMGPLIAAALEDPDVVEIMLNPDRTLWVDRLSSGRSPLGVEMPEADGERIIRLVAAHVGAEVHRGQPLLTAELPETGERFEGILPPAAPGPAFALRKRAVSIIGLDRYVADGILTAGQAEFLRRAVRERQNILIAGGTSTGKTTLANALLAEIAATGDRVLVLEDTIELQCAARDHVPLRTRAGVVTMTELVRATMRLRPDRVIVGEVRGGEALDLVKVWGTGHPGGIATIHAGSALGALLRLEQLILEVAVNPPRALIAEAVNVVIHIAGRGRKRHVETISRVVGFDGAGYRLTDALETPFPELPPVPLAAAAAAPSSTPDQPGELP; encoded by the coding sequence ATGAGTGCCGTTCCGCAGATTCCGCCTGAATCTCGCTCATCCGCCGCGGCGTCCCAGGATCGCCGCATCCAGATGCTGCGCACGGCGATGGGGCCGCTGATCGCCGCTGCGCTCGAAGATCCGGATGTTGTGGAAATCATGCTCAACCCCGATCGCACCCTGTGGGTGGATCGGCTGTCGTCGGGTCGCTCGCCGCTGGGCGTGGAGATGCCCGAGGCCGATGGTGAACGCATCATCCGCCTGGTCGCCGCGCATGTCGGCGCGGAGGTGCATCGCGGCCAGCCGCTCTTGACCGCCGAGTTGCCGGAAACCGGCGAGCGTTTCGAGGGCATCCTGCCTCCGGCCGCCCCGGGGCCAGCCTTCGCGCTACGCAAGCGGGCCGTGAGCATCATCGGCCTGGATCGCTACGTGGCCGACGGCATCCTGACCGCCGGGCAGGCCGAGTTCCTGCGCCGCGCCGTGCGCGAGCGGCAGAACATCCTGATCGCCGGCGGCACCAGCACCGGCAAGACCACGCTGGCGAACGCGCTGCTGGCCGAGATCGCCGCCACAGGCGACCGCGTGCTGGTGCTCGAAGACACCATCGAGCTGCAATGCGCGGCCCGCGACCATGTGCCGCTGCGCACCCGCGCCGGCGTCGTCACAATGACCGAGCTGGTGCGGGCCACGATGCGCCTGCGGCCTGACCGCGTGATCGTCGGCGAAGTGCGTGGCGGCGAAGCCCTGGACTTGGTGAAGGTCTGGGGCACCGGCCACCCCGGCGGCATTGCCACCATCCATGCCGGCTCCGCCTTGGGCGCACTGCTGCGTCTGGAGCAACTGATCCTCGAAGTGGCAGTGAATCCGCCCCGCGCCCTGATCGCCGAGGCGGTCAACGTGGTGATTCACATCGCAGGCCGTGGCCGCAAACGTCACGTCGAAACCATCTCCCGTGTCGTCGGCTTCGACGGTGCGGGCTATCGCCTGACAGATGCGCTGGAAACGCCGTTTCCCGAGCTGCCGCCGGTTCCTCTTGCAGCCGCTGCCGCTGCGCCTTCCTCGACCCCTGACCAACCTGGAGAACTGCCATGA